The Streptomyces sp. NBC_01591 genome window below encodes:
- a CDS encoding non-ribosomal peptide synthetase, giving the protein MTAPTAPTQPTQEELRAELLRRRLAGRAGRTAGATARPAAIPRADRTQPLELSSGQRQLWFLHQLDPDSPEYLLPMAHRLRGPLSPGTLQKAFDALAARHEILRTRYVLDAAVPRQVVDPAGPVDLAVTDRPGLDAAARDAAAVVFTRARATETFDLAADHPLRVRLLRFAPDDHVLLVVMHHIACDALTRPLLLTDLAALYRGEELAELPVQYADYAAWTARRQTGPDADRGLDWWRGQLAGAEPLALPTDRPRPAVRTWGGATHGFDVPATTATALREIARDGDATLFMVLLTAYQTLLGRYTGKRDVPVGTAVSGRTRPELREMAGYAYNTLVLRARWGADPAFRDVLAANRTTVLDAFDHQETPFDRIADELEPERDLSTTPLFQVMFDLASGESSDGPELPGIAAEPVAASGAIARFDLTLHLTERADGTLHGSLEYATALFDAATAARIAGHYTRLLAEIAAAPGAPLSALDPIGPEERALLLDGPTTPVGTGHALDDTALRPVLETIVEQAAATPDATALHHGGTAYTYRRLAEESEQYARRLAGIGIGPEDTVGVLLDRSPQLVAALLGIWRAGAAYVPIDPGYPDERVGHMLASTDTRVVLTETRYADRFDGPTVLVTDDPAEQAARTAATAALPTAHDLDALAYVIYTSGSTGRPKGVLVTHRGLANYLGWTVQAYAGAGTTGAPLFSSIAFDLGVPDLYAPLMTGQSVDLLPQDFDTADLGALLAAGAPYSFIKLTPGHLDLLQQQLTSEQIKGLAGLVIAAGDSFTARLAERWTASAGPDGTRLAAEYGPTEITVGNSAYFLDGPVTTELVSIGRAIPHTTMYVLDEYLRPLPVGVPGEVWIGGIGVARGYAGRPDLTAERFVPDPYGPAGARLYRTGDIARVLPDGNLDFVARADHQVKLRGYRIEPGEIESALTAHPAVAEAVALVREDSPGARELVVYVVPADGADPDDLAPAALRAHIGETLPSYMVPTACLTLDALPLTANGKLDRRALPAPGRDDTAVGAYVGARDATERAMAEVWATVLGRDTVGVHDNFFELGGDSIRAVTLVGALREAGWETSVRDIFAHRTVARLRAAVGPGAEPEGAGPTGTVARFALIGEEDRAALPADVTDAYPVSLTQAGMLVEMYGESTENRYHNITSFRIRDELPFDPEAFQRAADLIVERHEVMRTSFALDGYSRPLQLVHAASRMPCVFDDLRHLPAARREQALWEFADRDRDRLFDLTRAPLMRMAVHLLDDESWWLSITECHPVIEGWSYHSQLMEMVRAYHALRSGAEPEPAPPVPAVRYADFVAGELRSLDDPADRAHWRHVVDTYERFSVPAGWQGDDESDERYRIDVPLGDVEPGLRALATAAEVPYKSVLHAAHSKVLSLLTRAERFRGGMVADARPEEAGAERVSGMYLNSVPFPYERTARTWGELAQQVFAREVELWPHRRYPMPAMRRPGGESHLIDVLFHYLDFHQVDTELIDIMASRDDSPNEFRLVVGTPVRGHLSIASRTRTLSRGRAKRLAALYTAVFADMARTGADGDARGAYPDAYERGALAAPALPHSDTPADVLGAFEAQAARTPSAPALSFGAATLPYAALDARAEAFAHRLRALGAGPEIRVAVLLDRGPDLVAALLGVWKAGAAQVPVDPGTPDARIAGIDCALAVTERRHAARLGDLPLLIAEDLTDEPVPARTATVHDPDRLAYVLHTSGSTGTPKGVEISHRSLSHYLHWAVEQYAAAGTGGAPWFTSVGFDLGLPALYAPLMTGQTVRLLPQDFDPGEFGAELLKGAPYSFVGLTPGHLALLEAQLTDDELGGLAALAICAGDAYPAAQADRVAARVRAGGMLLAAEYGPTEATVAATALRVLPRYGTAARPVAAPAGVRAGLQHPDTIHAPERTRLPRTLVALGSPLPGVTLRLLDSALRPVPDGIVGEVYLGGDGLARGYAGRADLTAAAFLPDPYGLPGARLYRTGDLARRLPGGALEFIGRADDQVKIRGHRVEPGEAEAELAADPSVREALVAAVDAADGGKRLAAWVVPAEGHTVSVPALRDRLRAVLPAAVIPATVTAVPALPLGEHGKRDRFALVARAATAADAPYEEPRTDTERRLAAVWAELLGLEQVGVHDDFRDLGGDSLLIPPLLLAARRAGLPLDLATALRHHTVERLAAALDVRTAHDPAQEG; this is encoded by the coding sequence GTGACTGCACCCACCGCGCCGACGCAGCCCACGCAGGAGGAGCTGCGCGCCGAGCTTCTGCGCCGCCGCCTCGCCGGGCGCGCCGGGCGCACCGCTGGAGCCACCGCCCGCCCCGCCGCGATCCCGCGCGCCGACCGCACGCAGCCCCTCGAACTCTCGTCGGGACAGCGCCAGTTGTGGTTCCTGCACCAGCTCGACCCGGACAGCCCCGAGTACCTGCTGCCGATGGCGCACCGGCTGCGCGGTCCGCTCTCGCCCGGCACCCTCCAGAAGGCGTTCGACGCGCTCGCCGCCCGCCACGAGATCCTGCGCACCCGCTACGTCCTGGACGCGGCCGTTCCCCGGCAGGTCGTCGACCCGGCCGGGCCCGTCGACCTCGCCGTCACCGACCGGCCCGGTCTGGACGCCGCCGCACGGGACGCGGCCGCCGTCGTCTTCACCCGGGCGCGCGCCACCGAGACCTTCGACCTGGCCGCCGACCACCCGCTGCGGGTACGGCTGCTGCGGTTCGCCCCCGACGACCACGTCCTGCTCGTCGTCATGCACCACATCGCCTGTGACGCGCTCACCCGCCCGCTGCTCCTGACCGACCTCGCCGCCCTGTACCGGGGCGAGGAACTGGCCGAACTGCCCGTCCAGTACGCCGACTACGCGGCCTGGACCGCCCGCAGGCAGACCGGCCCCGACGCCGACCGCGGCCTCGACTGGTGGCGCGGGCAGCTCGCCGGCGCCGAGCCCCTCGCCCTGCCCACCGACCGGCCCCGCCCCGCCGTGCGCACCTGGGGCGGTGCCACACACGGCTTCGACGTCCCCGCCACCACCGCCACCGCGCTGCGGGAGATCGCCCGCGACGGCGATGCCACACTCTTCATGGTCCTGCTCACCGCCTACCAGACCCTGCTCGGCCGCTACACCGGCAAGCGGGACGTCCCGGTCGGCACCGCCGTCTCCGGACGTACCCGCCCCGAACTGCGGGAGATGGCCGGATACGCGTACAACACCCTGGTGCTGCGGGCCCGTTGGGGCGCCGACCCGGCCTTCCGCGACGTCCTCGCCGCCAACCGCACCACCGTGCTGGACGCCTTCGACCACCAGGAGACGCCGTTCGACCGGATCGCCGACGAGCTGGAGCCCGAGCGCGACCTGTCCACCACGCCGCTCTTCCAGGTCATGTTCGACCTCGCGTCCGGCGAGAGCTCCGACGGACCCGAACTGCCCGGCATCGCCGCCGAGCCCGTCGCCGCCTCCGGCGCCATCGCCCGCTTCGACCTGACGCTGCACCTCACCGAGCGCGCCGACGGCACCCTGCACGGCAGCCTGGAATACGCCACGGCCCTCTTCGACGCGGCCACCGCCGCAAGGATCGCCGGGCACTACACCCGGCTCCTCGCGGAGATCGCCGCCGCCCCCGGCGCCCCGCTGTCCGCGCTCGACCCGATCGGCCCCGAGGAGCGCGCCCTGCTCCTCGACGGGCCGACCACCCCCGTCGGCACCGGCCACGCCCTCGACGACACCGCCCTGCGACCCGTCCTGGAGACGATCGTCGAGCAGGCCGCGGCCACCCCCGACGCCACCGCCCTGCACCACGGCGGTACCGCGTACACCTACCGCCGGCTCGCCGAGGAGTCGGAGCAGTACGCCCGCCGGCTCGCCGGGATCGGCATCGGCCCCGAGGACACCGTCGGCGTCCTCCTGGACCGCTCGCCGCAGCTGGTCGCCGCCCTGCTCGGAATCTGGCGCGCGGGCGCCGCCTACGTGCCCATCGACCCCGGCTACCCGGACGAGCGGGTCGGCCACATGCTGGCCTCCACCGACACCCGGGTCGTCCTCACCGAGACCCGGTACGCCGACCGCTTCGACGGCCCCACCGTCCTGGTCACCGACGACCCTGCCGAGCAGGCCGCCCGTACGGCCGCCACCGCCGCCCTGCCCACCGCCCACGACCTCGACGCGCTCGCGTACGTCATCTACACCTCCGGCTCCACCGGCCGCCCCAAGGGCGTCCTCGTCACCCACCGCGGCCTGGCCAACTACCTCGGCTGGACCGTCCAGGCGTACGCGGGCGCGGGTACCACGGGTGCTCCGCTGTTCTCGTCGATCGCCTTCGACCTCGGCGTACCCGATCTGTACGCGCCGCTGATGACCGGCCAGAGCGTCGACCTGCTCCCGCAGGACTTCGACACCGCCGACCTCGGCGCCCTGCTCGCCGCAGGCGCCCCGTACTCCTTCATCAAACTCACCCCCGGTCATCTCGACCTGCTCCAGCAGCAGTTGACGTCCGAACAGATCAAGGGCCTGGCCGGTCTCGTCATCGCCGCAGGCGACTCCTTCACCGCCCGGCTCGCCGAGCGGTGGACCGCGTCGGCGGGCCCCGACGGCACCCGCCTCGCCGCCGAGTACGGCCCCACCGAGATCACCGTCGGCAACTCGGCGTACTTCCTCGACGGGCCCGTCACCACCGAACTCGTCTCCATCGGCCGCGCCATACCGCACACCACGATGTACGTCCTCGACGAGTACCTGCGACCCCTGCCCGTCGGCGTGCCCGGCGAGGTGTGGATCGGCGGCATCGGCGTCGCCCGCGGCTACGCGGGCCGCCCCGACCTGACCGCCGAGCGCTTCGTGCCCGACCCTTACGGCCCGGCGGGCGCCCGGCTCTACCGCACCGGCGACATCGCGCGGGTCCTGCCCGACGGCAACCTCGACTTCGTCGCCCGCGCCGACCACCAGGTCAAACTCCGCGGCTACCGCATCGAGCCCGGCGAGATCGAGTCCGCGCTCACCGCGCACCCGGCCGTCGCCGAGGCCGTCGCCCTCGTCCGCGAGGACAGCCCAGGCGCCAGGGAACTCGTCGTCTACGTCGTCCCCGCCGATGGCGCCGACCCCGACGACCTCGCCCCCGCCGCACTGCGCGCCCACATCGGCGAGACCCTCCCGTCCTACATGGTGCCGACCGCCTGCCTCACCCTCGACGCCCTGCCGCTGACCGCCAACGGCAAGCTCGACCGGCGTGCCCTGCCCGCCCCGGGCCGCGACGACACCGCCGTCGGCGCGTACGTCGGGGCCCGCGACGCCACCGAACGCGCCATGGCCGAGGTCTGGGCCACCGTCCTCGGCCGCGACACCGTCGGCGTCCACGACAACTTCTTCGAACTCGGTGGCGACTCCATCCGCGCCGTCACCCTCGTCGGCGCCCTGCGCGAGGCCGGCTGGGAGACCAGCGTCCGCGACATCTTCGCGCACCGCACCGTGGCCCGGCTGCGCGCCGCCGTCGGCCCCGGTGCCGAACCCGAAGGCGCCGGCCCCACCGGCACCGTCGCCCGGTTCGCGCTCATCGGCGAGGAGGACCGGGCCGCGCTGCCCGCCGACGTCACCGACGCCTACCCCGTCTCGCTCACCCAGGCCGGGATGCTCGTCGAGATGTACGGCGAGAGCACCGAGAACCGCTACCACAACATCACCTCCTTCCGGATCCGCGACGAACTCCCCTTCGACCCCGAGGCGTTCCAGCGGGCCGCCGACCTGATCGTCGAACGGCACGAGGTCATGCGGACCTCCTTCGCACTCGACGGCTACTCCCGGCCGCTCCAACTCGTCCACGCCGCCTCACGGATGCCCTGCGTCTTCGACGACCTGCGCCACCTGCCGGCCGCCCGCCGCGAGCAGGCCCTGTGGGAGTTCGCCGACCGCGACCGCGACCGGCTCTTCGACCTCACCCGCGCGCCGCTCATGCGGATGGCCGTCCACCTCCTCGACGACGAGAGCTGGTGGCTCTCCATCACCGAGTGCCACCCCGTCATCGAGGGCTGGAGCTACCACTCCCAGCTGATGGAGATGGTGCGCGCCTACCACGCGCTGCGCTCCGGCGCCGAGCCCGAGCCTGCCCCGCCCGTGCCCGCCGTCCGCTACGCCGACTTCGTCGCGGGCGAACTGCGCTCCCTCGACGACCCCGCCGACCGCGCCCACTGGCGGCACGTCGTCGACACGTACGAGCGGTTCAGCGTCCCCGCCGGGTGGCAGGGCGACGACGAGAGCGACGAGCGCTACCGCATCGACGTCCCCCTCGGCGACGTCGAACCGGGCCTGCGCGCCCTCGCCACCGCCGCCGAAGTCCCCTACAAGAGCGTCCTGCACGCCGCCCACAGCAAGGTCCTGTCGCTGCTCACCCGCGCCGAGCGGTTCCGCGGCGGCATGGTCGCCGACGCGCGCCCCGAGGAGGCGGGCGCCGAACGCGTCTCCGGGATGTACCTCAACTCGGTGCCCTTCCCCTACGAGCGCACCGCCCGGACCTGGGGCGAACTCGCCCAGCAGGTCTTCGCCCGCGAGGTCGAGCTGTGGCCGCACCGCCGCTACCCCATGCCCGCCATGCGCAGACCCGGCGGCGAATCCCACCTCATCGACGTCCTCTTCCACTACCTGGACTTCCACCAGGTCGACACCGAACTCATCGACATCATGGCCAGCCGCGACGACAGCCCCAACGAGTTCCGGCTCGTCGTCGGCACCCCCGTGCGCGGCCACCTGTCCATCGCCTCGCGCACCCGCACCCTCTCCCGGGGCCGGGCCAAGCGCCTCGCCGCGCTCTACACCGCCGTATTCGCCGACATGGCGCGCACCGGAGCCGACGGCGACGCCCGTGGCGCCTACCCGGACGCCTACGAGCGCGGCGCCCTCGCCGCGCCCGCCCTGCCGCACTCCGACACACCCGCCGATGTGCTCGGCGCCTTCGAGGCACAGGCCGCCCGGACCCCGTCGGCCCCCGCCCTCTCCTTCGGGGCCGCCACCCTCCCGTACGCCGCGCTCGACGCCCGCGCCGAGGCCTTCGCCCACCGGCTGCGCGCCCTCGGCGCCGGGCCCGAAATCCGCGTCGCCGTGCTCCTGGACCGGGGCCCCGACCTGGTGGCCGCGCTCCTGGGCGTCTGGAAGGCGGGCGCCGCGCAGGTACCCGTGGACCCCGGCACCCCCGACGCCCGGATCGCGGGCATCGACTGCGCGCTCGCGGTCACCGAACGCCGTCACGCCGCCCGCCTGGGCGACCTCCCGCTCCTGATCGCCGAGGACCTCACCGACGAACCCGTACCCGCCAGGACCGCCACCGTCCACGACCCCGACCGGCTCGCGTACGTCCTGCACACCTCCGGGTCCACCGGGACCCCCAAGGGCGTCGAGATCAGCCACCGCTCCCTGTCCCACTACCTGCACTGGGCGGTCGAACAGTACGCGGCGGCGGGCACTGGCGGCGCACCGTGGTTCACCTCCGTCGGCTTCGACCTCGGACTCCCCGCGCTGTACGCGCCCCTGATGACCGGCCAGACCGTGCGGCTGCTCCCGCAGGACTTCGACCCGGGGGAGTTCGGCGCCGAACTCCTGAAGGGCGCGCCGTACTCCTTCGTCGGGCTCACCCCCGGCCACCTGGCGCTCCTGGAAGCCCAGTTGACCGACGACGAACTCGGTGGCCTGGCCGCGCTCGCCATCTGCGCGGGCGACGCCTACCCGGCCGCCCAGGCCGACCGCGTCGCCGCCCGCGTCCGGGCCGGCGGGATGCTCCTCGCCGCCGAGTACGGTCCCACCGAGGCCACCGTCGCCGCCACCGCACTGCGCGTCCTGCCCCGGTACGGGACCGCGGCGCGGCCCGTCGCGGCACCGGCGGGCGTCCGGGCCGGACTCCAGCACCCCGACACCATCCACGCCCCCGAGCGGACCCGCCTGCCGCGCACCCTCGTGGCCCTCGGCTCCCCGCTCCCGGGCGTCACCCTGCGGCTCCTGGACAGCGCGCTGCGGCCGGTGCCCGACGGCATCGTCGGCGAGGTGTACCTCGGCGGCGACGGGCTCGCCCGTGGCTACGCCGGACGCGCCGATCTGACCGCCGCCGCGTTCCTGCCCGACCCGTACGGACTGCCGGGCGCCCGCCTCTACCGCACCGGGGACCTGGCCCGCCGGCTCCCCGGCGGCGCCCTGGAGTTCATCGGACGCGCCGACGACCAGGTCAAGATCCGGGGACACCGCGTCGAGCCCGGCGAGGCCGAGGCCGAGCTCGCCGCCGACCCCTCCGTACGCGAAGCCCTCGTCGCGGCCGTCGACGCCGCCGACGGCGGCAAGCGCCTCGCGGCCTGGGTCGTGCCCGCCGAGGGGCACACCGTCTCCGTACCGGCCCTGCGCGACCGGCTGCGCGCCGTCCTGCCCGCCGCCGTCATCCCGGCGACCGTCACGGCCGTGCCCGCGCTCCCGCTCGGCGAGCACGGCAAACGCGACCGGTTCGCCCTCGTGGCCCGCGCCGCCACCGCCGCCGATGCCCCCTACGAGGAGCCGCGCACCGACACCGAGCGGCGGCTCGCCGCCGTCTGGGCCGAGCTCCTCGGCCTCGAACAGGTCGGCGTGCACGACGACTTCAGGGACCTCGGCGGCGACTCCCTGCTCATACCGCCCCTGCTGCTCGCCGCCCGCAGGGCCGGGCTCCCCCTCGACCTTGCGACGGCACTGCGCCACCACACGGTGGAGCGCCTCGCCGCCGCCCTCGATGTCCGCACGGCCCACGACCCGGCCCAGGAAGGCTGA
- a CDS encoding non-ribosomal peptide synthetase gives MNDHTLSGSNTGATAARTTTAPLLPELFAAQRARTPGAPAVIDAGGRVVTYAELGARAALFAARLHALGVRPGDFVGVCLRRGPDLVAGLLGVWLAGGAYVPLDPNHPESRIALVLDDARAPVALAERATAGKLPAATRLLLAEDVTDGPVDSTDEQPLDEAGERPPGAPEFVAEPARPAYVLHTSGSTGRPKGVVVPHAGIANRVRWLAHRHRLGPADRVLLKTTVGFDAAGLELFSPLVSGAALVLAPDGAERDPATLLAAVADHGVTVLQGVPSVYRRLVEEPGWERATALRLVFSAGEPLHADLCRRILERVPGVRIWNTYGPTEASVDITEHLWDPAKDTGAVPIGRPIGNMRVVVLDPAGRPVPVGVPGELHAGGIGLALGYLGRPDLTAERFVPDPHNGGQRLYRTGDKVRWRADGVLEYLGRLDQQVKVNGVRIEPGEVEAALAAHPWVRAAVAAAVPDTAAGGHRLAAWVQPRGEAPRPDELRAFLRRTLPDVLVPSVFVTVDEWPLTASGKIDRGALPDPAESRTETAHVPVRDAAERAVAEIWAHLIGIPAGEIGATHDFFQLGGSSLMLTRLSELLSASAGTRIPLRALFTATTVETQAALVGRRADPAGDHVAETVLPVPRKPEGLPLSPGQQGMWLLDRLRPGSSEWNAPVFLTLPAEYSDATVATALGALADRHEILRTRYVLHGTEPVQIADAPGTRPPRLRTALAATADELNALVQEEFACPFDLENGPVWRALTVRRGTEHLHMILSLHHIACDGWSSVVLERDLKALAEAAHTGTDARLPELPVQYADHAAHRRARLTDTFVSRELDHWKRVLDGIAPLDLPTDRPRPPVRDAHGAVHLFTVPAALTERVAALGRSCGATLQQTLLTAFSALVARLTGRWDVPVGIPVAGRERPEVAEVAGFFLNTLVLRCDADADDTFHDAVVRVRDTAREAFAHQELPFDRLVAELDESRDAARTPLYQVMFDLHEEGRTGTATSSGDLDAFRGAWQAARTDLTFVVQRQDDGSLLGMAEYATALFDPATVERFSACWTRLLEAVADDPWVRLGTADILPAPLRAELVAHGPGPADPGDIHTDASDGGVHTVIAEVARRSPEDTAVVCGDETWTYERLVRRAESLGHRLRGLGAGPETTVAVLLGRTPDLLATVLGIWHSGAAHVPLDPGVPDDRLAHVLADSRAGVLVTDTAGAARLAGIHRGAVLALDTEADTDMEPAAGLAADAEPFPAGDGGRLAYLMYTSGSTGRPKGVAVEHRALLRTLRAFQAHLDFGQGPDDAYLALAQPTFDISWTELVMPLVAGGRVVLAQEDELRDHRAQLALLDRHGVSHLQASPPHWQMLIDAGFGRRPLVGKTGGEDCPPALARDLSRRLRRFINEYGLTETTIASTRWDAHDTAQSTPIGRPYPHCTVRVLDEHLTPVPYGVTGELCIGGAALARGYHGRSDLTATVFVPDPYGESGARLYRSGDMARMLPDGTLEFAGRADGQVKIRGRRVETGEVQGVLAEHPAVAHAVAVVHGTGPDAGLIAYWVPADDTPVPGDSELLDHCARRLPDYMVPALLVPIAAVPLTRHNKVDTAALPVPDLTAALADEPYTAPEGPVEEIIAGIWAEALHGPDAVAGHRIGSRQGFFRIGGNSVRAAQVIARIQEEFDVELPLRAVFEHPTVARLAEAVEEAVTAEIEKLTEAELAFAHREYQP, from the coding sequence GAAGCAGGTGAACGGCCCCCGGGCGCACCGGAGTTCGTGGCCGAGCCGGCCCGGCCCGCCTACGTCCTGCACACCTCGGGATCCACCGGTCGCCCCAAGGGTGTCGTCGTCCCGCACGCGGGCATCGCCAACCGGGTGCGCTGGCTCGCCCACCGCCACCGGCTCGGCCCCGCCGACCGCGTCCTGCTCAAGACGACCGTCGGCTTCGACGCCGCCGGGCTGGAACTGTTCTCCCCGCTCGTCAGCGGCGCCGCCCTCGTGCTCGCCCCCGACGGCGCCGAGCGCGACCCCGCGACCCTGCTCGCCGCCGTCGCCGACCATGGCGTCACCGTCCTGCAGGGCGTCCCCTCCGTCTACCGGCGCCTTGTCGAGGAGCCCGGCTGGGAGCGCGCCACCGCCCTGCGCCTGGTGTTCAGCGCCGGCGAACCCCTCCACGCCGACCTGTGCCGCCGGATCCTCGAACGCGTGCCCGGCGTACGGATCTGGAACACGTACGGGCCCACCGAGGCGTCCGTCGACATCACCGAGCACCTGTGGGACCCGGCCAAGGACACCGGAGCCGTCCCCATCGGACGCCCCATCGGCAACATGCGCGTGGTCGTCCTCGACCCGGCGGGACGGCCCGTGCCCGTCGGCGTCCCGGGCGAACTCCACGCGGGCGGCATCGGGCTCGCCCTCGGCTACCTCGGCCGCCCCGACCTGACCGCCGAACGCTTCGTGCCCGACCCGCACAACGGAGGACAGCGGCTCTACCGCACCGGCGACAAGGTGCGCTGGCGTGCCGACGGGGTCCTCGAATACCTCGGCCGCCTCGACCAGCAGGTCAAGGTCAACGGCGTACGCATCGAGCCCGGCGAGGTCGAGGCCGCGCTCGCCGCCCACCCCTGGGTGCGCGCCGCCGTCGCCGCCGCCGTGCCCGACACCGCCGCCGGGGGCCACCGCCTCGCCGCCTGGGTCCAGCCGCGCGGCGAGGCACCCCGCCCCGACGAGCTGCGCGCCTTCCTGCGCCGCACCCTGCCCGACGTCCTGGTCCCCTCCGTGTTCGTGACCGTCGACGAGTGGCCGCTCACCGCCAGCGGGAAGATCGACCGGGGCGCGCTGCCCGACCCGGCCGAGAGCCGCACCGAGACCGCGCACGTCCCGGTGCGCGACGCCGCCGAGCGGGCCGTCGCCGAGATCTGGGCGCACCTGATCGGCATCCCCGCGGGGGAGATCGGCGCCACCCACGACTTCTTCCAGCTCGGCGGCTCCTCGCTGATGCTGACCCGGCTCTCCGAGCTGCTGTCCGCGTCGGCGGGCACCCGCATCCCGCTGCGCGCCCTGTTCACCGCGACCACCGTCGAGACGCAGGCCGCGCTCGTCGGCCGCCGGGCCGACCCGGCGGGCGACCACGTTGCTGAAACGGTCCTTCCCGTACCGCGCAAGCCCGAGGGCCTGCCGCTCTCGCCCGGCCAGCAAGGCATGTGGCTCCTCGACCGACTGCGCCCCGGCAGCTCCGAGTGGAACGCCCCCGTCTTCCTCACCCTGCCCGCCGAGTACAGCGACGCCACCGTCGCCACCGCCCTCGGCGCACTCGCCGACCGGCACGAGATCCTGCGCACCCGGTACGTCCTGCACGGCACCGAGCCCGTCCAGATCGCCGACGCGCCCGGCACCCGGCCGCCGCGGCTGCGCACCGCCCTCGCCGCGACCGCCGACGAGCTGAACGCGCTGGTGCAGGAGGAGTTCGCCTGCCCCTTCGACCTGGAGAACGGCCCCGTCTGGCGCGCCCTGACCGTACGCCGGGGGACCGAACACCTGCACATGATCCTCTCGCTGCACCACATCGCCTGCGACGGCTGGTCCTCCGTCGTCCTGGAACGCGACCTCAAGGCGCTCGCCGAGGCCGCACACACCGGCACCGACGCCCGCCTGCCCGAGCTGCCGGTGCAGTACGCCGACCACGCCGCCCACCGGCGCGCCCGGCTCACCGACACGTTCGTCTCGCGCGAACTCGACCACTGGAAGCGGGTGCTGGACGGCATCGCCCCGCTCGACCTGCCCACCGACCGGCCCCGGCCCCCGGTGCGCGACGCGCACGGCGCCGTCCACCTCTTCACCGTCCCGGCCGCGCTCACCGAGCGCGTCGCGGCCCTCGGCCGCAGTTGCGGGGCGACCCTCCAGCAGACCCTGCTCACCGCGTTCTCCGCGCTCGTCGCCCGGCTCACCGGCCGCTGGGACGTCCCTGTCGGCATCCCCGTGGCCGGCCGCGAGCGGCCCGAGGTCGCCGAGGTCGCCGGATTCTTCCTCAACACCCTCGTCCTGCGCTGCGACGCCGACGCCGACGACACCTTCCACGACGCCGTCGTCCGGGTCCGCGACACGGCCCGCGAGGCCTTCGCCCACCAGGAGCTGCCGTTCGACCGGCTCGTCGCCGAGCTCGACGAGAGCCGCGACGCCGCCCGCACCCCGCTCTACCAGGTCATGTTCGACCTGCACGAGGAGGGCCGCACCGGCACCGCCACCTCGTCCGGCGACCTCGACGCCTTCCGGGGCGCCTGGCAGGCCGCCCGCACCGACCTCACGTTCGTCGTGCAGCGCCAGGACGACGGCTCCCTGCTCGGGATGGCCGAGTACGCCACCGCCCTGTTCGACCCGGCCACCGTCGAGCGGTTCTCCGCCTGCTGGACCCGGCTGCTGGAGGCGGTCGCCGACGACCCGTGGGTACGCCTGGGCACCGCCGACATCCTGCCCGCCCCGCTGCGGGCCGAACTCGTCGCCCACGGCCCCGGCCCCGCGGACCCGGGAGACATCCACACCGACGCCTCGGACGGCGGCGTGCACACCGTGATCGCGGAGGTGGCGCGGCGCTCCCCCGAGGACACGGCCGTCGTGTGCGGCGACGAGACCTGGACGTACGAACGCCTCGTGCGCCGCGCCGAATCCCTCGGCCACCGGCTGCGCGGCCTCGGCGCCGGTCCGGAGACCACCGTCGCCGTGCTGCTCGGCCGCACCCCCGACCTGCTCGCCACGGTCCTCGGCATCTGGCACTCGGGCGCCGCCCATGTGCCCCTCGACCCGGGCGTGCCCGACGACCGGCTCGCCCATGTGCTCGCCGACTCGCGGGCGGGCGTCCTCGTCACCGACACGGCGGGCGCCGCACGCCTGGCCGGGATCCACCGCGGCGCCGTCCTCGCCCTGGACACCGAAGCCGACACCGACATGGAACCGGCGGCCGGACTCGCCGCCGACGCCGAGCCGTTCCCGGCCGGCGACGGCGGGCGCCTCGCCTACCTGATGTACACCTCCGGCTCCACCGGCCGCCCCAAGGGGGTCGCCGTCGAGCACCGCGCCCTGCTGCGGACCCTGCGCGCCTTCCAGGCCCACCTGGACTTCGGGCAGGGCCCCGACGACGCCTACCTCGCCCTGGCACAGCCCACGTTCGACATCTCCTGGACCGAGCTCGTCATGCCACTCGTCGCGGGCGGCCGGGTCGTCCTCGCCCAGGAGGACGAACTGCGCGACCACCGCGCCCAGCTGGCCCTGCTCGACCGGCACGGCGTCAGCCATCTCCAGGCCTCGCCGCCACACTGGCAGATGCTGATCGACGCCGGGTTCGGCCGCCGCCCGCTGGTCGGCAAGACCGGTGGCGAGGACTGCCCGCCCGCCCTCGCCCGCGACCTCTCGCGCAGGCTGCGGCGGTTCATCAACGAGTACGGACTCACCGAGACGACCATCGCGTCCACCCGGTGGGACGCCCACGACACCGCGCAGTCCACCCCGATCGGCCGCCCCTACCCGCACTGCACGGTCCGCGTCCTGGACGAGCACCTCACGCCCGTGCCGTACGGGGTGACCGGCGAGCTGTGCATCGGCGGGGCCGCCCTCGCCCGCGGCTACCACGGCAGGTCCGACCTGACCGCCACCGTGTTCGTGCCCGACCCGTACGGCGAGTCCGGCGCACGCCTCTACCGCAGCGGCGACATGGCCCGCATGCTGCCCGACGGCACGCTGGAGTTCGCCGGGCGCGCCGACGGCCAGGTCAAGATCCGCGGCAGGCGCGTGGAGACCGGCGAGGTCCAGGGCGTCCTGGCCGAGCACCCCGCCGTCGCCCACGCCGTGGCCGTCGTCCACGGGACGGGCCCCGACGCCGGGCTCATCGCCTACTGGGTGCCCGCCGACGACACGCCCGTACCCGGCGACAGCGAACTCCTGGACCACTGCGCCCGCAGGCTGCCCGACTACATGGTCCCCGCGCTGCTTGTGCCGATCGCCGCCGTGCCGCTCACCCGGCACAACAAGGTCGACACCGCGGCCCTGCCCGTGCCCGACCTGACCGCCGCGCTCGCCGACGAGCCGTACACCGCGCCCGAAGGGCCCGTCGAGGAGATCATCGCCGGGATCTGGGCCGAGGCGCTGCACGGACCGGACGCCGTCGCCGGCCACCGGATCGGCTCCCGTCAGGGGTTCTTCCGGATCGGCGGCAACTCCGTGCGCGCCGCGCAGGTCATCGCCCGCATCCAGGAGGAGTTCGATGTCGAACTTCCCCTGCGCGCCGTCTTCGAGCACCCCACCGTCGCCCGGCTCGCCGAGGCCGTGGAAGAGGCCGTGACGGCCGAGATCGAGAAGCTCACCGAAGCCGAACTTGCCTTCGCCCACAGGGAGTACCAGCCGTGA